AATCCCCCGAGAAGGCGGCAACCGCAGAAAGGTTGCTCGACCAGATCGATATCATCCGCTCCATACCTGAAGATTACGTCGTCTCCCTCAATCATATGAGACCGGAAAAGACGGCCCTCAGGGACATGAGCGAGGAAGATCTGGAATCGGCACTTGTAAGGCTCCGGGACGTCAAGAAGGGTGAGTTCCTCGTCGGCAAGAAATATCTCCCTTCAAACAGCGTTCTCAGCCACGATGATATCTTCATCAAGGAGCTCGAAACCGTCCTCCAGGAACTTGTCCGTCTGTACTAGAATGGAACAGAACATTACATCGGCACGAAACAACCCGTCATCTGGATAGATGACGGGTTGTTTCGTTGATCCCAGGTGTGGCTACAATACCACGGTGTTACGGGACCGTTCGGGCTTCAACTGATTTGCGAGCGACTGGACATCACCAATCTTGCCGATGTCGAAGTTGCCGCCGCTGACGATTACTCCACAATGTCTGGAATCTATCTGATCATTATGTGACAATAATCCCGCCAATGCAGCTGCACCAGCGCCTTCGACCAATGTCTTGCCGCGTTGGAGCATAGTCACCATGGCGTTTGCAATTTCGGCTTCGCTCACTGTAATCACATCATCCACATAATGCCGGATGAGCGGAACCGTCTTTTCGCCTGGCTGTTTTACGGCTATGCCCTCTGCGATGGTGGAGACTTTATCCAACTTTTCCACGACGCCCTTGTGGTAGGCGGTGTACATCGCTGCAGCGGATGCTGCCTGGACACCGATCACCTTGATATCCGGATTTACGGATTTGGCTGCGACAGCGATGCCGCTGATCAGTCCGCCACCGCCGATCGGTACGATGATCGTATCGATCCTGCTTTCCTGCTCGAGCATCTCGAGGGCGACCGTTCCCTGTCCGGCCATGATGTCATAATCGTCGAAAGGATGGACGAAGGTCGCACCGCACTTCTTCTGATGCTCAAGTGCTGCTTCATAGGCCTCCTGGAAACTTTCTCCCGTGAGTACGACTTGGGCGCCATACCCTCTTGTCGCCTCGACTTTCGCTTCAGGTGTCGCCTCAGCCATGTAGATCGTCGCCTTCACTCCAAGTTTGTGGGCGGCCAAAGCCAGGCCCTGTGCATGGTTGCCTGCAGACGCGGTGATTACCCCGCATGCCAGCTCTTCCTCGGTAAGGCGCATGAGCTTATAGCTTGCCCCCCTGAATTTGAAAGCTCCGGTCTTCTGCTGATTCTCCATTTTGAAATAGACATTTTTCTCTGTGCGCTGATTCGTTGTAGCTGACGTACGTAACGGTGTGTGATGGACAACATGATCCAAACGCTTCCAGGCGTCATGGACTAATCCACCAGTTAGGAAATCCCCATGTGGTCACACTCCTTGAATGATTTATTTGGATATAATCTATGTTTTTGATTAATCCCTGTTCTAGTGAGGAGTCAGGCTTTCGCAGCCTGCTTCTCCTCGTATTCCCTGATCTTGTCGTCGAGCAATAATGTCAGTGCGATGTCGTCCCAGCCGTTCAGGAGTTTCTCTTTATGGTAGGACGGAATATCGAACGGGATCTGCTTCGTTCCGTCCGAAATGGTCTGCTCTTCAAGGTCGACATTAAGATGGAACGTGCCTTCCTTCGCCTGCTCCATCCATTCATCCACCTGGCTTTCATCCGCCTTGATGAGGATGATGCCGTTCTTGAATGCATTGTTGTAGAATATATCCGCAAAACTTGGTGCAATGATGACCTTGAATCCGAAATCGAGCAGGGCCCAGGGTGCGTGCTCCCTTGAAGAGCCGCATCCGAAGTTCTCTCCAGCTATGAGGACGGATGCATCCTTATAGCGTGGGCTGTCCAATTCGAAATCCGGTTTCGGATTTCCATCATCATCAAACCGCCAGTTGTGGAAGACGAACTGGCCGAAACCTGTCCGTTCCACACGCTTCAGGAATTGTTTGGGTATGATCTGGTCCGTATCCACATTGCTGCGGTTGAGCGGAAAGACCTTCCCTTCATGTTCTTTGATCGCTTCCATCTGTTCCCCTCCTAACTCGGCACTCCAGCCTGGAATTTTCTTACATCTGTAAAGTTGCCTTCGATTGCAGCTACGGCTGCCATCTCCGGACTGACGAGGTGTGTGCGTGCACCGCTGCCCTGCCGTCCCTCGAAGTTCCGGTTGGAAGTGGAGGCACAGCGTCCGCCGGCAGGTACGACATCATCATTCATTGCAAGACACATGCTGCATCCTGATTCACGCCATTCGAAACCGGCTTCCTTGAATATTTCATCGATGCCAAGTTCCTCCGCCTGCAGTTTGACACTAAAGGAGCCTGGGACGACAATCGCCCTGACACCATCCTTCACTTTGTGCCCTTTGACGATGTTTGCAGCATTCACCAGATCCGGAAGTCTTGAGTTTGTGCAGGAACCGATGAATACGTGATCGACTTCGATGGAAGTGATCGGCTGGTTCTCCTCGAGTCCCATGTACTCCAGTGCACGGCTGACTTCATCCTTGTTATCGACTGCATCGACCGAAGGGGTCATCCCACTGATCGGAACGACCATGCTCGGGTTAGTGCCCCATGAAACTTGCGGTTCAACTTCCCGTGCGTCGATTTCAAGCGTTTTATCGTATACTGCGTCTTCGTCTGAAGCAAGTTCGAGCCACTCAGCCGCCTTGCGGTCGAATGCTTCGCCTTCCGGCACATATTCCCGGCCACGCAGATATTCCACGGTCGTTTCATCCGGGCTGATCAGCCCTGCACGTGCACCGCCTTCAATCGACATGTTGCAGACCGTCATCCGGCCTTCCATCGACAGGTTGCGGATTGCATCTCCAGTATATTCGATGACGTGGCCCGTACCGAATTTGACGCCGAATTTTGCTATGATGGCAAGGATGAGGTCCTTTGCCGTCACGCCGGCCGGCAGGTCACCATTGACTTTGACGTTCATCGTCTTTGGACGGCTCTGCATCAAAGTCTGGGTAGCCAATACATGTTCCACTTCACTTGTACCGATGCCGAAGGCAAGGGCACCGAAGGCACCGTGGGTGGATGTATGGCTGTCCCCGCAGACGATCGTCTTGCCCGGCTGGGTCAGGCCAAGCTGAGGCCCGATGACATGCACGATGCCCTGGTCCGGGTGGAACATATCGGCAAGCTTGATGCCGAACTCCTCACAGTTCCTCCTCAAAGTTTCCATCTGGGTCTTGGAGATTTCATCTTTGACGGTTTCCCTGTTCTTTGTCGGAACATTATGGTCCATCGTGGCATATGTCAGATCCGGACGACGCACTTTCCTGTTTTTGAGCCTGAGTCCTTCAAACGCCTGCGGAGAAGTCACTTCATGCACCAGATGCTGATCGATATAGATCAGGTCCGGCTTCTCCTCCTGGCTGTGGACAACATGAGTTTCCCAGATTTTTTCAATTACTGTTTTTCCTTTTCCCATATCCGACACACCTTTTCCTTACATATAAGAACTGCAGATTGCATTAGAAATACTTTTCGTGGATAGATTCTCGACGATCCGCTTGATCATTTCATCTGTACCGACGACCTTGCCGCCCTGCACATCCAGATCGCGTGTATGATATCCGTCTTCGAGGCATTCCTTGACAGCCCGCTCTATCTCCGCCGCTTCCTCTTCCATGCCGAATGAATACTTGAGCATCATTGCAGTGGAGAGAATCATGCCAAGTGGATTGACGACCCCTTCACCGGCAATGTCCGGCGCTGATCCATGGACCGGTTCGTAGAGGCCGACACCATCTGTCCGCAGGCTCGCTGAAGGGAGCATTCCAAGGGAACCGGTGAGTACGGAAGCCTCATCGCTGAGTATGTCGCCAAAGAGGTTTTCCGTGACGATGACATCAAACTGCTTCGGGTTCGTAATCAGTTTCATCGCTGCAGAATCGACGAGCTGGTGTTCCACCGTCACATCCGGGTAGTCCTTCGCCTTCTCCTCAACGACCTCCCTCCACATCCGGCTCGACTCGAGCACATTCGCCTTGTCGACGGATGTCAGTTTGCCGCTCCTCATTTGCGCCGCTTCGAAACCTTTCTCTACAATCCGTTCGATCTCCTTGCGGGTGTAGCGGAGTGTATCGACCACTTCTTCACCGTCAGCGCTGCGTCCGCTCGGCTTCCCGAAATAGAGGCCGCCGGTCAGTTCACGGACGATGAGTATATCGCAGCCATCGACAAGCTCCGTTTTGAGTGGAGAGGCATGGACAAGTGGTCCGAATCCTTGCACCGGACGCAGGTTTGCGAAAAGTCCAAGGGACTTGCGGATGCCGAGCAGACCTTTTTCAGGCCGTTTGCCGGCAGGCATGCCGTCCCACTTCGGACCGCCCACAGCCCCAAGGAGTATCGCGTCGGCATTTTCGCATGCTTTCACCGTCTGTTCCGGTAAAGGCGTATCATATCGATCGATGGCATCTCCACCGATTGCATGCTCATGGACAATGAACTCATGGTTGTATTCGCCTGCTATGGTATTCAGTACTGCTTTTGCACCTTCCATGATTTCCCGACCGACTCCGTCACCCGGCAATAGGATCACTTGTTTTCTCATTTTAAACCCCTCCATCTCGCTTTATCTGTTGACTACTTCCTCTTTCTCCACCTGCATCTTCAGGATATACCTGTTGACTGCGTTGATGTATGCATTTGCCGATGCTTCAATGACATCCTGTGCCGTACCGCGTCCGTTGACCGTCTCCCCTTCAACAGCCAACTGTACATGTGATTCCGCAAGGGCATCCTTCCCGCCGCCGACCGAATTGATCTGATAGTCAAGCAGCTTCTGATCGTAGTCGATCAGTTCGGAAATCGTGCGGTACAGAGCTTCGACACTGCCATTCCCTGTAGCAGCGGTCTGGACCGTCTCCCCTTCCGGAGTGTTGAGCGCCACTGTCGCAGTCGTGATGTTCTGTGTTCCATAATTGACCTGGAATGTCTCGAGCGTATACTTGTTCATCGCGGACTGGTCGGTCTTGACTTCCATGATCAGCGTATAGATATCGTCATCCGTCACTTCCCGTTTGTGGTCGGTAAGCATCTTGAAGTTCTTGAAGGCCGCCTTGATTTCATCATCCGTCATTTCTACGCCAAAGGCCTTGACCTTATCCTTGAAGGCGTGACGTCCGGAGTGTTTGCCCATGAACAGTGTATTGGATGAAACACCCACGAGTTCCGGCGTGATGATTTCATATGTCTCCGCATTCTTCAGGACCCCATCCTGATGGATCCCGGATTCATGTGCGTATGCATTGCGGCCGACGATCGCCTTGTTCGCCTGCACGTACATACCGGTCAGTTTCGCCACAAGATCGCTGGAACGTTTGATCTCATTGAGTTTGAGTCCAGTTTCGTAACTGTAGCGGTCACTGCGTATCTTCAATGCGATGGCCACTTCCTCAAGCGCCACGTTGCCTGCACGTTCGCCGATGCCGTTGATCGTGCCTTCAACCTGGGTCGCACCATTTTCAATGGCTGCGATCGTATTGGCTGCCGCCATCCCTAGGTCGTTGTGGCAGTGGCATGAGAGGTCGACACGATCGATGTTCGGAACATTTTCCTTCATATACTTGAACATGTTTCCATATTCATCAGGCGTCGTATAGCCGACCGTATCCGGAAGGTTCACGACCGTTGCTCCAGCTTCGATGACCTGTTCGATCACCTGGGCCAGGAAAGGCCACTCGGAACGTGTCGCATCTTCTGCGGACCATTCCACTTCCTCGAACTTTTCCTTGGCGTACTTCACCATATCCACCGACTGCTGGATCACCTGTTCCGGTGTCATCTTCAGCTTGTATGTCATGTGGATCGGGGAGGTTGCCAGGAATATATGGATTCTTGGGTGCGGTGTATTCTTCAAAGCCTCATAGGCACGATCGATATCCTCTACTCTCGTCCGGGCAAGTGCTGTAACTGAAACATCCTTGATAGTGTCCGCAATCAGCTTGACTGCCTGGAAGTCACCTTCGGAGGCGGCTGGAAATCCTGCCTCCATGACATCCACGCCAAGACGTTCAAGCTGCTTTGCGATTTCAAGTTTCTCCATCTTATTCAGATTCACGCCTGGGGACTGCTCCCCATCCCGAAGGGTCGTATCAAATATCCTAATTCGTGACATGGACTTTCCCTTCTTTCTTTTTATCATTGACAGGCTGCTTGACGAATGGCATCAGATCACGCAGGTCCTGTCCGACTTTTGTAATCGGGTGGTTGTATTCGTTGTTGTTGATTGCATTGAATTGTGGACGTCCAGCCTGGTTTTCAAGGATCCATCCTTTGGCGAACTGTCCATTCTGGATTTCAGTCAGTACATCTTTCATGCGTGCTTTCGTTTCATCATTTACAACGCGTGGTCCGGATACGAAGTCACCCCACTGTGCAGTGTCGGAGATGGAATATCTCATGTTCTCCATGCCGCCTTCATACATGAGGTCTACGATGAGCTTCATTTCATGCAGGCACTCGAAGTATGCCACTTCCGGCTGATAGCCTGCTTCAGTCAATGTTTCGAATCCTGCTTTCACAAGGCTTGTCAGTCCGCCGCACAATACAGCCTGCTCTCCGAAGAGGTCCGTTTCCGTCTCTTCCTGGAATGAAGTCTCAAGTACGCCTGCCCTTGCAGCACCGATGCCTGCAGCATATGCCATCGCCACATCCGTCGCTTTCCCGGTGACATCCTGGAAGATTCCGTATAGTGCAGGTACGCCGGCTTCCTCTTCGTATGTTCTCCTTACGAGGTGGCCAGGTCCTTTTGGAGCGACGAGGAATACATCGATGTCTTCTCTTGGCACCACCTGGTTGAAGTGGATGTTGAATCCGTGGGCGAAAGCGAGGGCACTGTTCGGCTTCATGTTGTCCTTGATGCTTTCTTCATATACTTTCGGCTGGTTCTCATCCGGCAGCAGTACCATCGTGACATCCGCTTCTGCAACTGCATCGGCAACTGCCTTCACTTCGAAGCCATCCTCTTTGGCCTTGTCCTGGGATTTGCCTGGTCTGAGTCCGACTACGACCTCGTATCCACTGTCGCGCAGGTTCTGGGCATGTGCGTGGCCTTGGGAACCATAGCCGACGATTGCGATTTTCTTTCCTTGGAGCGCCTCTTTGTTGATGTCTTTGTCATAGAATACTTTAGTCATTATAATCTTCCTCTCATTTGTGTGAATTGATTTTTTTGGTTTTTGGTTTTTAATGCTAAACGCTCAGTGTAAACTCCTGAATCTGCCTGGGCTGCTTTCCTCTTGGGAAAGCAGTCACCCCTGTCCGTGTCATGTCTTTGATGCCGTAGGGCTGGAGCAGATCGATGAGTGCCTCGATCTTATCCGGCTTCCCTGTCACTTCTATTACCAGGCTGTCCCTCGATACATCGAGGACCCGGGCCCTGAAGGGCTCGATGACCCCCTGGATTTCCGCCCGGGAAGCGCTTGTACTGCCCACTTTGATCAGTGCAAGCTCCCTCTGGACGATCGCCTTTTCGGTGATGTCGTTCACCTTCAGCACATCGATCTGCTTGTTCAGCTGTTTTGTCAGCTGTTCGATCTTGTTCTCATCAGGTATCTCCACTACGAATGTCATTTTGGATATGCCTTCTATTTCAGTTGTACCGACTGTGATGCTTTCTATATTGAAAGCCCGTTTCGAGAGCATGCCGGTGATTCTGTTCAGCACGCCGCTCGAATTCTGTACGGTGGCTGTAATTATTCTTCGCATTGTTTCACCCCTATCATTTCATGGTTTCCCTTGCCCGGAGCAACCATCGGGTATACTTTGTCGAGCTTCTGTACTCTGGCATCCACAAGCACCGGGCCGTCATGCTGGAAGACTTCCTTGATTACGGAAGGTACATCGGTCTCCTTTGAAACCCGGATGCCCTTGACTCCAAAGCCTTCAGCAAGCTTGATGAAGTCCGGATTCTCGGTCATCAGGGAGGCGGAGTAGCGTTCCTCATAGAAACTTTCCTGCCACTGCCTCACCATGCCGAGCGCTTCGTTGTTGACGATGATGACTTTGATCGGCAGGTTGTGCTGCTTGATGACCGCCATCTCCTGCATTGTCATCTGGAAGCCGCCGTCTCCGACGATGGCCACCACCGTCTCTTCCGGACGGCCGAGCTGGGCTCCGATGGCTGCCGGAAGGCCGAAGCCCATCGTGCCGAGTCCACCGGATGTCACCCATTTATGCGGTGAATTGAACTGGTAGAACTGTGCTGCCCACATCTGGTGCTGGCCGACGTCCGTAGCAACGATCGCATGGCCGTCCGTTTCACGGTGGACCGATTCGATCAGCCACTGGGGTGAGATCAGGTCATCGGAACGTTCGAACCAGAATGGGTATTCCTTCTTATTGTTCATCGTCTCCTCGCTCCAGCGGGAGTGATCGGTGCATTCGATGTCGATATCGAGCAGTGCATTCAACGCTTCCTTTGCATCCCCGACGACCGGAATTTTCGTTTCGATGTTCTTTCCGATTTCAGCCGGATCGATATCGATGTGTGCGACTGTCGCTTCAGGCGCAAAATGCTGGATGGCACCCGTCAGCCGATCATCGAACCGTGCACCGATGTTGATCAGAAGGTCCGCTTCGTAGAGGGCCATGTTCGCACTGTAGGAACCATGCATCCCGGCCATTCCAAGTGCCTGTTCATGATTGCCCGGGAAGCTGCCGAGTCCAAGCAGGGTCGTTGTGACCGGAAGCTCGAACCTTTCCGCGAAAGCCTTGAGCTCAACTGAAGCATCTGCAAAATGGACACCAGCGCCGGCAAGAAGTACCGGTTTCTTCGCCTGTGCAAGTGCTTCAGCAAGCCTTCTGATCTGCAGCGGGTTCGGCTTGATCGTCGGCTGGTACCCTGGGAGATGGAAGGATGTATCGAATGTCTTATCCGTGATCTCCTGGGCGATGTTCTTCGGAATGTCGACGACCACCGGCCCCGGACGGCCCGTCGTAGCGATGTGGAACGCTTCCTTCGTTATCCTTGGAAGATCCTTGATGTCCGTAACCTGATAATTATGCTTTGTTATCGGAGTTGTCAGGCCGATTACATCCGCTTCCTGGAAAGCATCGGAACCGATGACTGCTGTGGATACCTGGCCGGTGAAGATGACGACCGGCAGTGAATCCATCATTGCATCAGTGATGCCCGTAATCAGGTTGGTTGCACCCGGTCCTGAAGTGGCAATGACGACACCCGGTTTGCCCGTCACCCTTGCGTAGCCTTCCGCAGCATGGATGAGACCCTGTTCGTGTCTGCATAGTATATGCTGAAACGGTGCTTCCGCCCGGTATAGTGCATCGTAGATCGGCAGCACGGCACCGCCAGGGTAGCCGAATACTGTTTCAACATTCTCTTCAACAAGTGACTGGACGAAAAGGTCAGCCCCAGTTCGCAGTTTCTGTTCAACTGGTTGTGTGTGCGTTTCAGTTTGTGTTTTCATTACCACTTACCTCCTTATGGATCTTGAGCAAGATACACTTCATTTACTTTTTGTTATAAAAAAATAGCCCTTTCTTCCCACGTTCTGCTCCCAGTCGGACTGCGAGCATGTCATGGGGCGAAAAGAGCTATTTCACGGTACCACCCAGTTTTACATCCTTCTCACGAAGAATGCCTTATGGACTTGTAGAAAGTCCGTTTTGGTAACGGGTGGCATGCACCCGGCCGAGCCTACTCAACTTTTCAGTCCGGCACTCAGGGTCGAGATAGAAGAAAGTGTCGATCCCGGTTTCCAGCACCCCGGGTCTCTGGTAATCGACTTGCCTTTCCTCTACGTTCCCATCGTCGTTTTTCATGGATTTATATTTATCTGACATTTCTGATATGTGATATTGAAAGTAATCTTATAACGTTTGGAGGAAGAAATCAACCACCTGTCGGGAAATAATTTTAAATTATCAAACATTTCAGAAAATGTAACCGTTTACAATGCCTACATGACAGTATTCCACGAATTTAAATATTTTTTCTGATTTTTTGTATTTCAGCATTCATATCAGTTCCGAATAAAAAAATGCACGGCATGGATATGCCGTGCATGTCTACTCTATTTGGTCAGGTAATCCGTCACTGCACCTTCGGAGGAGCATGTGACATTATGTGCATATTTGCCGAGCACACCTTTTCTGTAGAGCGGTGGCGCTTCCCACTCGCTGCGGCGTCTGTCCATCTCTTCCTCCGATACTTCACAGGAAATCTCCTTCTTGGTGGAATCGATCGTCACCATGTCACCCTCCTTGAGGAAAGCGATTGGCCCCCCGCTTTGTGCTTCGGGCGAGATATGTCCGACGACAAGTCCATGCGTTCCGCCTGAGAAACGGCCATCCGTGAGCAGTGCAACCTTCTCACCGAGGCCCTTGCCGACAAGAAGGCTCGAAATGGAGAGCATTTCCGGCATACCCGGTCCGCCCTTCGGTCCGACATAGCGGATCACGAGGACATCCCCCTCATTGATCTCGTTGGCCAGTACGGCATCGGATGCTTCCTTCTCATTGTCGAATACTCTGGCTGGTCCCACGTGACGGGCGACCTTCACACCTGAAACTTTCGCCACTGCGCCTGTCGGTGACAGGTTTCCTTTCAGGACGATGAGTGGACCATCTGCACGTTTCGGGTTGTCGAATGGCATGATCACATCCTGACCTTCCACAAGGTCATCCACTTCTTCAAGGTTTTCTGCTACCGTCTTGCCCGTCACCGTCATGCAGTCTCCATGCAGGTAACCTTCCCTGTGCAGCATCTTCATGACACCCTGGACACCGCCGGCTTTATAGAGGTCCTGCATGACATAGCGCCCGCTTGGCTTAAGGTCGGCCAGATGCGGCACCTTCTCCTGGATGCGGTTGAAGTCGTCGATGGTGAGATCCACTTCAGCCGCGTGCGCGATGGCAAGGAGGTGCAGGATGGCGTTCGTCGATCCGCCCAGCGCCATGACGACAGTGATCGCATTTTCAAATGCCTTCTCCGTCATAATGTCCTTCGGATAGATGCCCTCCTCGAGCAGTTTGTAGACAGCTTCGCCTGCAGCTTTGACGTCTTCCGCCTTCTCCTTCGATTCAGCCGGGTTGGATGCACTGCCGGGCAGGCTCAGTCCGAGCGCCTCCATCGCCGATGCCATGGTGTTCGCAGTATACATGCCGCCGCATGCTCCTGCGCCAGGACATGCATTGCATTCGATCTGATTCAGTTCCTTCTCATCGATCTCTCCGGCATTCAGTTTGCCGACGCCTTCAAACACGCTGACAAGGTCGATGTCACGACCTCTGTGCTGTCCGGGTGCAATGGTGCCGCCATAGACGAATACTGCCGGAACTTCTGCATTCGCAATTGCGATGGCACAGCCCGGGATGTTCTTGTCACATGCACCGATCGCTACAAGTCCATCCAGGTTCTCGGCCCCTACGACCGTTTCGATGGAGTCTGCGATGAGGTCGCGTGACGGCAGGGAATAGCGCATGCCCTGTGTACCCATGGAGATCCCGTCGGATACTGTGATCGTATTGAACTGGAGCGGCACGCCGCCCGCTTCCCTCGCTCCAGCCTTCGCTTCCAGAGCAAGGTCGTTCAGGTGGATGTTGCATGGCGTCACCTCAGCCCAAGTGCTGGCGATGCCGATCTGCGGCTTTGTGAAACTTTCATCCGTCAGTCCGACCGCACGGAGCATTGCCCTGTTCGGTGCCTTTACATCACTTTCCGTATATACTTTACTCTTGATCCTTAAATCTTTTTCAGTTTTTCCTTCTGTTGACATTTAAAAACCACCCTTCATGATTATGACCCATTATACACGTACTTCTTCATTTTTGACCGTTTCCGCTTCTTTTTCGTTTCCCCGATATTTGCTCATCCACGTAGCAGCCATGGATCCGGAAATATTATGCCATACGCTGAAGAGTGCAGCAGGCACGGCTGAGAGCGGAGAAAAGTGCGCTGCAGACAATGCTGCTGCAAGCCCTGAATTCTGCATTCCGACTTCGATTGATACCGTCTTCTGGTCGGCAAGGTCGAACTTGAGCACTTTGGCCAGACCGAACCCGACGAGGTAACCGAGCACATTGTGCAGTATGACCACACCGAATATCAGCAGGCCGGACTGCATGATCGCTTCCGTATTGTTTGAGACGACCGCTGCGACAACGCCGACGATGCCCACTACTGAGATGAGCGGCAGTATGGAGATGCCTTTCTCAACATGGTCACCGAGCAGCATGCGCACAGCCAGACCAAGCGCAATCGGAACCAGGACGATCTGTATGATCGAGATGAAGAGGTCCATGAAAGAGACCGGCAGCCACGCACTTGCAAGCAGCAGGGTAAGCGCAGGCGTCAGAATTGGAGCCAGGACCGTCGAAACCGCTGTTGCGGTTACGGACAGTGCCGTATTACCTTTTGCCAGGAAAGTCATGACGTTTGATGACGTCCCTCCTGGTGTGCACCCGACCAGGATGACACCGACCGCAATTTCAGGCGGCAGCTGGAACAGTACGACCAGCCCGAGTGCCAGAAGCGGCATGATGGTGTACTGTGACAGCACTACGATGAATACCGTCTTCGGTGCTTTCAGTACCCTTTTGAAGTCCGTAAGCTTGAGCGTCAGGCCCATGCCGAACATGATGATGCCGAGGAGCAGGTTTATGTATGGTGCAATCCATGTAAATCCTCCCGGGAGTACAAATGACAGGATCGCAAAAATGATGACCCATATGCCGAACGTACTTCCGATGAATTGACTCAGCCTTGCCAAAGCATTCATTGAATATTCCCTCCTTATTGGATAAAGCTTGAAACTATAGAAAGTATCTTAACAGATAAAGATGTAATATCCTAGAGGTTTTATTAAAATTTTTAGAATCTTTGAAATTATATTTTTACCTTATAATGCTGCATCCATTGATGCATTTGAATGAAAACGATTACACTTTTTGACACGAAACAGCCCCCGGCTTTTTGAGCCGGGGGCATATATTCTTCATTCAATTACAGGGTGTCATTGTTGCGGCGGTTGACATTGTCCCTGCGTTCCCTTGTTGCGCCGTAATCATAATCCTCTCCACGACGGTCAGCGAGATCGCCGCCTCGTGTGTTACTGTCGACATCGTCCCTTTCGGCTCCGATGCCGCCACGGCGCGCATACTCTTCTTCTGTGACCGGTTCAGTCGTCTCCTGGGAATCGATGTTGTGGTCGACGTAACGGTCGTCCTCCCGTCCAACATAC
The sequence above is drawn from the Salinicoccus roseus genome and encodes:
- the ilvB gene encoding biosynthetic-type acetolactate synthase large subunit: MKTQTETHTQPVEQKLRTGADLFVQSLVEENVETVFGYPGGAVLPIYDALYRAEAPFQHILCRHEQGLIHAAEGYARVTGKPGVVIATSGPGATNLITGITDAMMDSLPVVIFTGQVSTAVIGSDAFQEADVIGLTTPITKHNYQVTDIKDLPRITKEAFHIATTGRPGPVVVDIPKNIAQEITDKTFDTSFHLPGYQPTIKPNPLQIRRLAEALAQAKKPVLLAGAGVHFADASVELKAFAERFELPVTTTLLGLGSFPGNHEQALGMAGMHGSYSANMALYEADLLINIGARFDDRLTGAIQHFAPEATVAHIDIDPAEIGKNIETKIPVVGDAKEALNALLDIDIECTDHSRWSEETMNNKKEYPFWFERSDDLISPQWLIESVHRETDGHAIVATDVGQHQMWAAQFYQFNSPHKWVTSGGLGTMGFGLPAAIGAQLGRPEETVVAIVGDGGFQMTMQEMAVIKQHNLPIKVIIVNNEALGMVRQWQESFYEERYSASLMTENPDFIKLAEGFGVKGIRVSKETDVPSVIKEVFQHDGPVLVDARVQKLDKVYPMVAPGKGNHEMIGVKQCEE
- the ilvD gene encoding dihydroxy-acid dehydratase; this encodes MSTEGKTEKDLRIKSKVYTESDVKAPNRAMLRAVGLTDESFTKPQIGIASTWAEVTPCNIHLNDLALEAKAGAREAGGVPLQFNTITVSDGISMGTQGMRYSLPSRDLIADSIETVVGAENLDGLVAIGACDKNIPGCAIAIANAEVPAVFVYGGTIAPGQHRGRDIDLVSVFEGVGKLNAGEIDEKELNQIECNACPGAGACGGMYTANTMASAMEALGLSLPGSASNPAESKEKAEDVKAAGEAVYKLLEEGIYPKDIMTEKAFENAITVVMALGGSTNAILHLLAIAHAAEVDLTIDDFNRIQEKVPHLADLKPSGRYVMQDLYKAGGVQGVMKMLHREGYLHGDCMTVTGKTVAENLEEVDDLVEGQDVIMPFDNPKRADGPLIVLKGNLSPTGAVAKVSGVKVARHVGPARVFDNEKEASDAVLANEINEGDVLVIRYVGPKGGPGMPEMLSISSLLVGKGLGEKVALLTDGRFSGGTHGLVVGHISPEAQSGGPIAFLKEGDMVTIDSTKKEISCEVSEEEMDRRRSEWEAPPLYRKGVLGKYAHNVTCSSEGAVTDYLTK
- a CDS encoding bile acid:sodium symporter family protein, giving the protein MNALARLSQFIGSTFGIWVIIFAILSFVLPGGFTWIAPYINLLLGIIMFGMGLTLKLTDFKRVLKAPKTVFIVVLSQYTIMPLLALGLVVLFQLPPEIAVGVILVGCTPGGTSSNVMTFLAKGNTALSVTATAVSTVLAPILTPALTLLLASAWLPVSFMDLFISIIQIVLVPIALGLAVRMLLGDHVEKGISILPLISVVGIVGVVAAVVSNNTEAIMQSGLLIFGVVILHNVLGYLVGFGLAKVLKFDLADQKTVSIEVGMQNSGLAAALSAAHFSPLSAVPAALFSVWHNISGSMAATWMSKYRGNEKEAETVKNEEVRV